In Syntrophorhabdaceae bacterium, the DNA window GATGGGTGTCCCCGAACTACAGCAAGTCGCGAACGGTGCACCTCGATCCGGCCGTGCTGGCTGACAACCGTTGTGTGGGAATATTTCCCTATGCCCGGGAGGCCGAGGTCTACAAGGTGCTGCGGACCCAGATACTCCAATGCACAAAGGAGAACGGCGGCAATACCATCATGATCACCAGCGCATTGCCTGGCGAGGGGAAGACCCTTACCGCCATCAATCTTGCCTTCACCTTTGCCAAGCTTTTTGAGCAGACTGTCTTGCTTGTTGACGGGGACCTGAAACAGCAGGCCATCCACAAGACACTCGGTTTTGCGAGCGACAAGGGCCTGATAGACCATCTTGTCGATGACACGCCACTTTCTGAACTCATGATCTGGCCGGGCATCGACAAGCTGACGCTCATATCCGGGGGCAGGTCCATCAGCGAGAGTGCGGAGCTTGTCAGATCAACGCGGATGAAAGAGCTTGTGAATGAGATGAAGACGCGCTATCCCGACCGGTACGTTTTCTTTGACGTGCCACCCATCCTGAGCGGCGCTGATACCCTTGACTTCGTGTCCCTTGTGGATTACGTCATTGTGGTTGTCCAGTCAGGGGTTACCCCCATCGACGAAGTGAAAAAGGCCATTGAGCTCATCCCCCAGGAGAAGGTGATCGGTTTTGTTTTGAACAGGCAGGAAGGCAAACAGGCCCATGAGGAGTGAGAGCAAAATCCGGCTTTCTTAAGGTTTTTACTGAAAAATGCGATATATATCACAGACATTACGCTGTTTAGGACTTATATTGTACATGTGAAAGGAAATGAACGTTACAATAGAGGTTGCCATGAGAAAGAATAACAAATACTTGGTGCTGTCAGCTTTCGTTGGTTTGTGCCTGTTATTTGTACCCGTTATGGCCCACGCCGATTTTAGT includes these proteins:
- a CDS encoding AAA family ATPase gives rise to the protein MTLKGIVGKVKGFWGKMPAEEIIPVEAISQEFTQKEKENAGWVSPNYSKSRTVHLDPAVLADNRCVGIFPYAREAEVYKVLRTQILQCTKENGGNTIMITSALPGEGKTLTAINLAFTFAKLFEQTVLLVDGDLKQQAIHKTLGFASDKGLIDHLVDDTPLSELMIWPGIDKLTLISGGRSISESAELVRSTRMKELVNEMKTRYPDRYVFFDVPPILSGADTLDFVSLVDYVIVVVQSGVTPIDEVKKAIELIPQEKVIGFVLNRQEGKQAHEE